The genomic segment TGGCGTGTTGCAGCACGGGCACCGGCATGGCCGCGGGGTGCCGGCCCGAGCCCCCCTGGACCTACCGCCGCATCGCCGGGGAGTACGCGTGAGTGGGGACGGCGGGGTGGGGGGCCCGTCCCGCTACCCACCCCTCGCGCCCCTCACTCCCCGTCTCTGTCTTGCAGGTACCTGGAGAAGCGCTTTGTGGCCGAGCTGGCCCCCCCCTGGCCCCCGGTGCCCTCCAACCCTCCCTGTCGCCTGCAGGACTTCACCACCCGGCCCCGGgtgccccccaccccctgccccccacGACAGCCTGAGGGGACGGGGGGCAGTGGGCCCTGGGGGGGGCACCCTGTGCCTACACCTCGGCCCCCGGTGTCGGGGGACAAGCTGGGCCCCCCCACCTACGAGGTGCACATGCAGCGGGTGCAGGCGGCCCACGCCCGCCGCGGGGGACCCCCCCCGTACATCTCCCCCCCCGCCTACGACGGCCCCCACCGCACCCTGCAGCTCCGCCCCCTGCGGGGaccccgcagccccccgccGGCACCTCGGGCCCGGGGGGCTCTGCCGAGCGGCTGGAGCCACACGCTGCCCCGGGCGGCCACCGAGGCCAAGCACCGGTGGCCCCGTGGGATGCAGCTGTCCCCAGGGGAGCCTGGCACCCCCCGGCACTGCCAGACGCTCCCACGGGCGGCAGCCGGCCGGGAGCGGGTTCCGGGGCgcgggagggggcggcgggggaCGGGGGGACACGTCCTCATTGACGCCACCCGTGTGGTGGTCCGGGCCCAGTACGTGCCACCCCCGCAGCGACAGCTGGTCCGCTATGCCAAGGGCTCCCCGGGGCCCGGCACCCCTCCTCGCAGCCCTTCCGTGCCCCCTGGGGCCGTCAGCCCCTCTGCTGCGCCCTCGCCCCCCCGGGAGCCCTCGGGCAGCCCTCGCAGCCCGTGGCGGAGCccggggggctgcaggggtcccCGGGGGCGGCTCCCCCCGCGGCGGCCGGTGCTGTACGCCCAGGCGCTGCGCGAGGCCGTGTCCCGCATCCGGCGGCACACGGCGCCCGACTCCGACTCGGACGCCGAGGGGAGCGTGGGGGGCTCCCGGCAGCGGCTCTGCCGAGACCCCCGCgcctacagcagcagcagcagcagcctggagagcaCCGGGGCCCCCCCTGGCCCCGCCAGCCCCACTCCGGCCTGAGGGGTGGGGCTTGCCGGGGTGTGGCACGTCTGGGGCGGGGTTTGCCAGGGTGTGGTTCTCAGGGGCGGGGCTTGGTGGGTGGTCTTGGGGCGGGGCTCAGGACTGGAGTTCCCACGGGCTGACCCCAATAAAAGCTCCGGGATCCCGgtgtgctgcctctgccccttGTTTGTGCGAGGTCGGGGGGGACCGTCACTCCCTCAGGCCTCCCTGTGGCCCCCCTCACCCACCCCGGCAAGGCCACAGGTGTCTGGGCACACCCCCGTGACATTCCCGGTGTCCAGACTCCCTCCCCGTTGTGGTGTCGGGGTCAGTCGGAGGTCCCGGGCGTCCCGGCGGGCACCGCAGTGCGTCACGACACGGGCGGGACGTGCCAGCTCCCCCCGTATCCCCCATAATGAGTAGGTGAGCGCAGCAGGACTGGCCCTCGGCCACCGGCCCCACGTCACGGCCGGGGGGGGACCCCGAGTGAGTCACCAGGGGGGAACTGTCCCCCCCAAACAGCCGCCACCTCTTAGTCACGctgcggggggggggaggatCCCCGCGGCCCCAGGAAACCGCACAAATATCGTGTCCAATTTGCACGTTATTTAAAACCGGCTCCTCCCCCGCCCCCCTGCGCGACCCTGTCATTATCGCGGTGACACCGGCCCGGAGGTCACGGCACGGGGCAGCTGCCGCAGCAGGGCCACCCGGGCGGCTGGGGGGGCACCCCCAGGGCCACGTCACCCCgtgtgtcccctgtgctggcacgTGGCCAGGATGGCACCGAAGTCCCACACCTGGGTCTGGCCTGAGCCACAACGGCAACTGCAGCCCACCGTGGCACAGCCGTAGTCCTGCACCAGGTACAGCGGCGCCTGGCACGGCTTGGCATGGCCTGGCATAGTGTGGGATGGTTGGCAAGGTGTGGTATGATCCACACACCTTGTCACACGTTGTCATGGCACGATTCAGTctgccacagcctggcacagttTGGAACGTGGCTTGGTATGACCCAGCACGGCTCAGCACATCTTAGCACAGCTTGGTATagcctggcacagcttggcACAGCAGCCCGGCACggctcagcaaagcccagaCCAGCCAAGCACAACTCGGCAGTCTTGGCATGGCTTGGCATGGCAAGGGACAGCTCGGcaaagcccagagcagcccagaacagctcagggcagcctggcagagcttgGTACAGCCTGGCACCACCTGGCAtggctcagcacagctcagcacgGTTCggctcagcacagcctgttCGGTGCAGCTCATCAAGGCTTGGCACGACTTGGCACATCTTAGCACAGTCTATAGCCTGGCACGGCTCAGCTTGGCACAACACGGCACAGCATGGCCAGGCACAGCTTCACAAAGGCCGGAGCAGCCCAGAACAGCTCTTTGCAGCTTGGCACGGCTTGGCACATCTTGGCACGGGCTGGCATAGCCTGGCCTGGCTCAACACAAACTGGCACAGCTTGGCACAGCCTGACACAGGCTGGTAtagcctggcacagcccagcacagcctggcacagcccagcccagcacgtCACGCCGCGGCTCGGCGCGCTGCCCGGCGTGGCGCGGGGTGTCCCAGACGCGGGGGCAGCGGCGCGGCCCTTCCCGTGGGATCAGCTCCTGCCCAAACCCGCTCCCCGCCGGGAAAATCACCTTCTAATTCGGGCTGCGCCGGCGCCAGCGCCTtcccccggcacccccgggGCACCCGCCGGCCCCCGAAACTCGCCGCAGCCCGGGGTACCCCCGGGGCCAGGGGGGCTCAGCCCGTGGCGGTGCCAACGCGTGGGACCGGGGGGGTCCCGCCCGGTACCGGGGTCCCCGGCCAGGGACGCGTTGTCGCCTGTGGCCGCCAGATGTCGCCGCTCAGCCGGTGACCGATCGcaccggggggcaccgggggtcctgccccgggagcggcggggggaGCGGTACCGGTGTCCCCAAAGAACCGTCACCCACGTGTGTCATCCTGTCTGAGAGGCACGGCAGCCCTGTGTGTCACTGGTGCCGGTGGTGTCCCCCGAGGGCTGTGACCCTCCTGTGTCACTGGTGCCGGTGGTGTCCCCAGagggctgtgtccctgtgtgtgccagtgctggctgtgtTCCCAGAGAGCCGTGACCCACGTGTGTCGTGGATGCTGGGGGTGTCTGAGAGCCACGACCCTTGTGTGTCACTTGTGACAGCGATGTCGCCAGACAGCTGTGCTCATGTATGTGCTGATGCTCAGACAGTCGCGACGCTTGTGTGTCACTGGTGGTCACTGGCGTCCCCAGAGAGCCGTGACTCTCGTGTGTCACTGACCCTGGCGATGTCCCAAAGGAGCCATGTCCATGTATGTGCCAGTGCTGGCggtgtccccagagctgtgACCCTCGCGTGTCACTGGTGACAGTGGTGTCCCCAGAGATCTGTGTCCATCTATGTGCTGGTGTTGGCAGTGTCCCCGCAGAGCCATGACCCACACGTGCAGCTGGCACTGGCCATGCCACAACCCACgtgtgccagcagtgctgtccGTGTCCCCAGAGTGCGGTGTCACCTGGTTACACACGGTGCCAGCCACGCCACGTTCCTGACCATCCACATCCCGCCGTCCCCAGCGTGTCCCTGCATCCCCGCGGTCCTGCCCGCGGTGCTGGCTCTCCCAGGCCGCGCGAGGAGCCGGTGGGAAGGGTCCGGTGAATGCGGCATTGTTGCGCGGGGTTGGAGTCACAGATAATTACCTCAATTAGTTACAATGGCAGAGTAATAAATACAGGCTTAGCGGCTCCTTCCCCACTGCGGCTTCTCAGATTAATCCAGCCCGGGCGAGCGGAGCTGAAAGGATTGATGGACAATTCATTAAACCCGCCGAATGCCGCACAAGGCACCCGTGAAGGCCGGCGTTAGCCCCCGGCGGCTCCGCTTTGTCCCTAATTGTTCGTCTCGGGCATTGGTCACCTATCAGGGAGTGGGTGACGGCGACGGTCCCCCCGGGGCTGGCATGCCCGGGGATTAGAGGCCAGCGCTGCCACCGTTGCTGGGCGCGTTGGCCCCGCGCCGGAGGAATGCGGCGGATGGGAGGGGGCGGCCGGACAAGCCGGGAGCTGGCGGGACGTGGGTCCGCATCGACCGGAGGCGAGGGGAGCCGGGACGGGGCTGTGCCGCTGGCGATGGTGacaggggatgggatgggatgggatgggatgggggcgGTCCCGCAGGTGGAACGGGACCACCTGAGAGTCTGGGCAGGTGGGCACAGCTCTGTCTGTTTGTCCTGCATCTCTGGGCActgtcctgtccctctgtctAGATTCTGGGAATGACACCTGCCTTCTGACCCACACCTCTTGGCATGGCTCTGTCCTGCATCTCTCTGTGTcatcctgtccctctgtcctgAAACTTTGGGCACTGTCCTGTCCTTCTTTCCCACACCTCTGGGTACTGTCCTGTCCAGTGTCCTGCATTTCTGGAAATGACACCTTCCTTCTATCCTGGAAgctcccctgtccctctgtcctgcaTTTCCGTGTGTCatcctgtctctctgtctcaCACCCCCGGGCAGAGCCCCCTGCACCCCATCCCTGAAGGGGGTTGTCCCAGCCCTCATCAGGCCCAGCTTGTGGCCACCATCCAGCTGTTACCCGGCTTCCCAGATGtgacaggctgctgcaggatgggaccgccctgtccctgtccctgtccctgtccctgcgcTGGCCCACAGCAGCTATTTCCAGCACCCAGGAGTATTTGTCCAAGCCGGGGAGGTCTGTGCCCGGGGTGCCTCTGCCCGCCCGGGGGTCGCGGCTGCCCGAGGTGCCCAGCAGGACATGCAGGAAAAGCTGAGTAACAGAGGTGACTTATAAGAATGTCATTATCTATATTCCTGACTCCTACCGCAGGAAAACAGGCTATTTTCATGCTGAAGCAGGAGCAGAATTTAGCAGGCAGATAACCCGGCAGGCGGGAGATGCTCGGAGGGTTATTTCGGGCTGTGTTCCTTTCCAGGCGTTTTCCTTGCATTTTGGTATTTTACTCTCCACGCTGGGCTGTGTTTTGACCTTGGCGCGGGCAGCAGGGGCCTCCAGGGtgtttttccccccctcctctgAGTCTAAACATCAACTTTTCCACTATCGGCTCCGCGGGATATTTCGGGTGGTGGCAGCGTCATCCCGCAGCCTTTGATGCGGCAGAGCCTCAGGGGCCCAGAGGGGTTCCCAGCTCTGGGGGGGGGGAGCCCAGGCTGTGGGGACCCCTGTGACAGGTGGGCACCGGGCTGGGGGCCCCCCAGACACAGAGATGGAGGTTTTGATGTCCCCAAGTGTGAAGTCACGGTGCAGGGGGGGATATGTGCCCGCCCCAGGGGTGCCTGTCACAGAGGGGTGCCCACCTTGGTGGGAAACCCGTCCCCGTGGGATACCTGTCCCCGAAGGATGCCCTTCCCAGGGATGCCCATTCTGGGGATATGCCCACCCCTGTGGGATGCTTATCCCAGGGAAATTTCAGCCCATCTCAGGACATGTCCTGTGTGCTGAATTCCCATCCCGGTGGGGTGCCCACTCCAGTGGGAGGACTGTCCCAGGAGGATGCCCATTCCAGAGGGATGCCCATCCCGGAGGGAAGTCTGTCCCAGAGAGATGCCTGTCCCAGGAGGGCAGCCATACCAGCAGAACACCTGCCAACCACGGAGCTTTCCCCCACCTTTGCCACAGCCTTTCTCCGGTTGTGGTCAGACCCCACGCATGGATGTGGGGCTGTTTGTGGGGCCAGTGGCCATCTCTGTCCCCTTTGGCCCCTGCCCCGGTAACCCCGGTGCCCTCCCCGGCCCTGCTTTTCCCCCGGAGCCAAGGGGAGCCGTCAGCCCCGGCTGGGAGCAGTGATGGACGATGCTCATTCCCTGTCTGTCGTCTTGTACCTCCCGGGGCCGCTCCCAACGCCCGGCCTCGGCGGCACCAGCCCCACCGCCCCGGCAAATTCCAGCATCGGAGATGCTGCAGTCAAGGTGCCATGGTGATGGGCGCCGCAGCCGTGGGGATGGACGTCccggccgggagcggcggcaggAATGGCTGGGATGGAGACGGGCACAGCGGGAGAAAGAAGGGGGTCTGCGGGGAGGGGATGTCAGAgagtggagggaaggaggagaaagatgGACAGACAGCAGCCGGAGGGGCTGATGGACGTGGAATGGGGAGGTGAGGGGATGGAGAAGtgatggatggacagatggacatgGGCAGCACATCACACAGTTTGGGATACATTGGTGTCCCCCCACAGctcatcccctccctcccccagcccccccagacaCGAAGCGGGGCAGgactgagaaaaatatattctttattcttctctAAAGGCTATCAGTGACACCTGTAACAAAGcatcattattattaattattattaattattatctttaattataaaaaacaGGGCCCGGGGCCAGCGAAGCAGGGTGGGGGCGGCGACACCGAACCGTccacaataaatattttatttacagcaaGAAGGGACCCCGTGGAGCCGGGGGGGTGGCCGGGAAGGTGCGTGGCACTGAGCCCACCCATGGCGGGATGGGGGTCCCTAGGACACATCCACACCCCCACCCCTGGGTGCCTTCAATCCAGCCGGGCACCCGTCATGGGGGGTGGGTGGCGCAGACCCCCTccggggctgggcagggtggtCCCGGGGCAGGTCACAGGCACTCGTGCAGCACCTGGGTGTTGGTGCAGTTGAGGCAGCTGACGTGGCAGCACCAGTGGAAGGTGCAGTTGCAGCGCTCGGTGACGCGCTGGGTGCGTGTGCGGTACCCGCGCCCGCAGCACAGCAGCTCGCACCCGTCCAGCCCCGGCGAGGAGCTGTTGCAGAACCGCCCGGCTGTGCCCGCTGTGCCCGTCTTCCCGCTGTAGGTGCAGAAATTGGGGGATTTCTCAAAGTAGACGAGGTCGTGGGGCGAGGGGGGCTTGTGGGCCGGGTTCTCGGGCTCCAAGTGATGCAGCTCCACCCGTGATGCCCGGTTGCTGCCCTTGTTGCCGTAGATGACACGGGAAGCGCCGTCGAAGCGATCCTTCAGGACGTCGCCCACGGCACGGAAGGTGGGCAGCCGCATCCAGCAGGTGCGGACGGTGCAGGAGCCGGACATGCCGTGGCACTTGCACTCCTGGCGCATCTCCGAGAAGACCGTCTGGAAGGAAGGGGGAATTTGGGGCCTTGTGAGCAGCCTGGGACCCCTCCGGGGACCACCACGCTCCTACACCCCTCGTTTCTGCAGCATCACATCCCGCTCAGACATCACTTGTCCCAAAGACAAGTGCGAAACCCATCTCAAACAGTTCCCAGCCCACACATGGGAGCAGGCTGAGGGTCTTGGTGGCCATGCTCACCTCCGTGCCCACCCCAGcgctgcccacagcccccagtGCCCTCACCATTCCCCAGTGTCCTCACCAagctcccagtgccctcacCATGCGCCCAGCCTCGTTGTTGTGCAGGTTCATGAGGAAACGCAGGTCTCGGCCCTTCTCACTGGAGTCCACAAACTCCCTCCCAAAGAGGCGACCAAAGTCGATGTTGTCACTGCAGCCCCCCCAGTGCCAGTCAGGACCCCCAGGGCCACGGCGCCGGTAGTCACAGGTGCAGGACTCGATGGACCCCTCTGAGCACGACCGGGCAACCGAGTGTGTCACACCGGCACTGGTGATGGCAAAGATGAACGCCGTCTCCCGGCAGCCTGTGGAGGGAGCGGGGCCTCAGGATGCTGCCGGGATGGGGAGGGGGTTCCCACCGGCACCCCCGACCCTCCATCACGATGGGCTGGTGATGCCCCATGGCAAACCAGGGGAGCTTTGCTGAGCATCCCAACACGGGGGTGCTTGGAGGAGGTCTGGGGACCCCTGCGCTGCCCCCCAGCCTCACCCCGGTTGACGATTTTGCCGAAGATGTTGGGGCCCTGGGAGGTGGGACAGTTCCAGCGGCGGTTGCGGAACTGCCACTTGCACTCCTTGATGGCTGTCTGGAGGCCGGAGCTGACGCTGTGCAGGATGCCGGGGTTCTGCCGGATCAGCTTGCGCTGCTTTcggctcagcagctgcaggctggggtcCAGAACCAGCTGCACGTTCTTGGAGTCCGTCAGCAGGTTGGTGGACGAGGCCACGTTGATGATGCCCCTGTGGCACAGGTGGGGATGGTGACAACTGGTGGGGGGTGCCCAGCACCTCCCTCCTCACCTCAACCTCCCTGGGGGCTCCTCGATGTGACCGGAGCATCTTCCTCCCTGGTATCCCTGTAGGGATCCCAAACGGGGGTCGcagccctgtgtccccccgcacaccccatccctgggcacGGGGCAgtctctgctgtgcctgtgccagccctgccctcccgcCTCACCACCCCGCT from the Corvus moneduloides isolate bCorMon1 chromosome 30, bCorMon1.pri, whole genome shotgun sequence genome contains:
- the WNT1 gene encoding proto-oncogene Wnt-1, which codes for MRAAALGLALRALWALALSSLSNTLAVNNSGRWWGIINVASSTNLLTDSKNVQLVLDPSLQLLSRKQRKLIRQNPGILHSVSSGLQTAIKECKWQFRNRRWNCPTSQGPNIFGKIVNRGCRETAFIFAITSAGVTHSVARSCSEGSIESCTCDYRRRGPGGPDWHWGGCSDNIDFGRLFGREFVDSSEKGRDLRFLMNLHNNEAGRMTVFSEMRQECKCHGMSGSCTVRTCWMRLPTFRAVGDVLKDRFDGASRVIYGNKGSNRASRVELHHLEPENPAHKPPSPHDLVYFEKSPNFCTYSGKTGTAGTAGRFCNSSSPGLDGCELLCCGRGYRTRTQRVTERCNCTFHWCCHVSCLNCTNTQVLHECL
- the LOC116436668 gene encoding dendrin-like — protein: MLGGPERGAGRLRICERTKLVLVEIDTVACCSTGTGMAAGCRPEPPWTYRRIAGEYAYLEKRFVAELAPPWPPVPSNPPCRLQDFTTRPRVPPTPCPPRQPEGTGGSGPWGGHPVPTPRPPVSGDKLGPPTYEVHMQRVQAAHARRGGPPPYISPPAYDGPHRTLQLRPLRGPRSPPPAPRARGALPSGWSHTLPRAATEAKHRWPRGMQLSPGEPGTPRHCQTLPRAAAGRERVPGRGRGRRGTGGHVLIDATRVVVRAQYVPPPQRQLVRYAKGSPGPGTPPRSPSVPPGAVSPSAAPSPPREPSGSPRSPWRSPGGCRGPRGRLPPRRPVLYAQALREAVSRIRRHTAPDSDSDAEGSVGGSRQRLCRDPRAYSSSSSSLESTGAPPGPASPTPA